GAGCGAAGGGTGGCGTGTTTCGGACTTCGCCGCGCCGGGCAAGGTCCGCGTCGAGGGCGACGTGCTGTATCTGGAGAAGGGCAACGACCTGACAGGCGTGACGTGGCGCGGCCCGCTCATCCGCAAGGACTACGAGATCACGCTGGAAGCGATGCGCGTGGACGGCAGCGACTTCTTCTGCGGCTTGACCTTCCCGGTGGGCGAGGAGCCCTGCTCGCTGATTCTCGGCGGCTGGGGCGGGTCGCTGGTGGGTCTCTCGAGCATCGACTACGAGGATGCCGCGAACAATACCACGACGCGCATCATCGACTTCGAGAACGACCGTTGGTATCAGGTGCGTGTCCGCGTCTATGGCGAGAAGATAGAAGCCTGGCTCGACGAGGAGAAGCTCGTGGACCTTGTCGCCACGGGTCACAAGATCGGTATTCGCTGGGAAGTCGAACCGTCGGTTCCTTTCGGCATCGCGACGTGGCGCACCACGGGCGCGATACGCAACGTGCAGATGAAAGGACTCACGATACAGCCCTTCGATTACGAAGTGAAGCAGTAGGAGGGCCGGCGCGTCAGTCGTCTTCCGGCGAACGCCGCGTTTCCTTCCTGCGCGCCGTGAGTTTCTTCTCGGCGATCCGCCGCTCACGCGACGCGAGCGTGGGCTGCGTCGGCTTGCGCGGTTTCCGTTTCCGGCGCATAGCGGCGAGGCGCCGCTCCAATTCCATGAGCGCCAGACGCTTGTTCTGATACTGCGACCGGCCGCGTTGCGCCACGACGGTAATCCCCGTGGGCAGGTGGCGCAGGCGCACGGCCGAATCCGTGACATTCTTCTTCTGGCCGCCGGGGCCGCGGCTGCGGAAGAACGTGAAATCCAGTTCGTCTTCGGGAATAGGCATGGTGTTGTTCCAGGTCGCGACGCACGCAGGATTATCCCACAAGCCGCGGCATAGCGGTCAACGGCGCTTTGCCGCGTCGCCACTCTTGACGTCCGCCGACGGGACACAACGCCGCTCAACAGCAGTGTCACTTGTCGCGACGGCGATGTCACAATAGAATCTCCGAGCATTTTCCGCTACACTTACGCCCGTTTTGCACTAACAGAAGAGGTTTGTCTTGGGTACTTGGAAGGCGCATACCCCCGCGGTAATTCATCGCCGCGATTTCCTGCGCGCATCCCTGGCCGGCGCCCTGAGCGCCGCCCTCACCACGCGCGGCAGGGCACAACAGCAAAACGATTCGTGCCCGAATATCGTGGTCATCCTCATGGACACGGCGCGCAAAGACCATCTGTCCTGTTACGGCTACACGCGGGAGACGACACCGTTTCTGCGCAGGCTGGCGGACGAATCGCGGGTGTACACGAACGCGTACTCGACCAGCTGCTGGACCGTGCCCGCGCACGGTTCCCTTTTTACCGGGCTGTACGCGGCCTCGCACGCGGCCACATGGGAACACTACCGGCTCGACGAGCACCTCACGACGGTGGCGCAGGTATTGCGAAGCATCGACTATCGCACGATCGGCATCTGCGAAAATCCCGCGCTGCGAGCCAATCTCGGTTTTGCAAAGGGGTTCGATTCCTATTCGATACCGCGGCTGCTGCCGCGCTCCGCCGACAGCAACGCACTGCGCGAATTCGATGCGGCCGTTCGCGTCGAAGACACGCGCCCGTTCTTCATTTTCGTGAACCTCGTCGGGCCGCACGATCCGTACAACTCGGCCGGTCAGTTTGCGAACTGTTTCCTGACCGACCCTGCCTACAAGGACGCGGTCTACATCGATTTTCTGGATGTGCTGGTCAAGGGGCGACCGCTCGGGGAGCCGTGGCTCACCCACCTTGTCGAGCACTACGATGCGGAACTGCGGTATACGGACTATCTCGTGATGAAGATGGTGGAGGTGCTGCGGGCTTACCGCAAGTGGGACAACACGGCGTTTATCGTGGTCGCCGACCACGGCGAGAACCTCGGCGACCACGGCATGCTGAACCACCAGTTCTGCCTCTACGAATCCGTCGTGCGCGTGCCGCTCCTGGTCCACTTCCCGGAACTGTTTCCGGCCGGTTCGCAGGACACCAATTTCGTGCAACTGACGGACCTGTTCCCCACCGTGCTGCGATTGGCCGACCTCGACCCCGCGCGATATCCGAACCAGGGCCGGAGCCTCCTCCCCGGCGAAACGCTGCCGCAGCGGCCCGTCATCTGCGAGTATTATGAACATGCCCGGTTCCGCGCGGTGAAAACAGCCGACCGCCGCTGGCGCAACCCACGCGTGCGCCGCTTCAAGCGGCGGCTGACTTCGATCCGCTTTGAAGGCATGAAACTGATTCGCGGCAGCGACGGGCGGCAGGAGTTGTTCGACCTCGAGAACGATCCGGAAGAGACGCGCGACCTCAGCGGCATGCCGACGTTCGCCGCCGTCAAGGACGACCTCGCCTATCGCATGCAGCAGTTTCTGAAGCAATGCCGCACCGCGCAGCCACCGCCCACGGAAAAGAGCGTGCCGCTCGATGAAGAAGCGGAAGACGCGCTAAAAGCGCTGGGGTATCTGTAGCAGCCGGCGCGAACCGCCAAGACGCGAACCGTCAAGACGTTGAAACCCCGGTCTTCATTTGCTAGCCTTTTCCCACGCCGCAATCACGTCCCGCTTGTGTCGCGTGCATCAGGGCACGCGAGACCGGGAAAGACAGGGCCGGGGTCGCGGGACCATCCAGGAGTACGGAAACATGCAGGCAACACGCTTGTTTGACTTGAGCGGGAAGGTCGCGGTCGTGACCGGCGGCGGCGGAGTGCTCGGAGGCGCGATGGCGGAGGGGTTGGCAGGCGCGCACGCCACGGTCGCGGTGGCGGACCTGGTCACGGACAGCGCTGATGCCGTCGCGCGCCGCATCGGAGAGCAGGGAGGCAGAGCCAAGGCTTATCCGCTTGACGTATTCAAGCGCGAGAGCATCGAGGCATGCTGCACGGACGTCCACAACGATTTCGGCCGTGTGGACGTGCTGGTGAACGCCGTCGGCGGCAACATGAAGGGCGCGACCACCTCGCCGGAGCAGTCCTTCTTCGACCTGCCGCCGGATGCGGTAGGCAAGGTCTTCGACCTGAATTTCCTGGGCGGGTGCCTGGCGCCGTCGCAGGTCTTCGTGAAGCGCATGCTGCAGAACCCCGCGGGCGGTTCGATCATCAACATCTCGTCCATGAACGCGTTCCGCCCGTTGACCCGAATTCCCGGTTATAGCGCCGCGAAGGCGGCGGTCAGCAATTTCACGCAATGGCTTGCCGTACACCTCGCGCAGGAATACGGCGCGAACCTGCGCGT
This genomic window from Candidatus Hydrogenedentota bacterium contains:
- a CDS encoding DUF1080 domain-containing protein, with the protein product SEGWRVSDFAAPGKVRVEGDVLYLEKGNDLTGVTWRGPLIRKDYEITLEAMRVDGSDFFCGLTFPVGEEPCSLILGGWGGSLVGLSSIDYEDAANNTTTRIIDFENDRWYQVRVRVYGEKIEAWLDEEKLVDLVATGHKIGIRWEVEPSVPFGIATWRTTGAIRNVQMKGLTIQPFDYEVKQ
- a CDS encoding peptide chain release factor-like protein — translated: MPIPEDELDFTFFRSRGPGGQKKNVTDSAVRLRHLPTGITVVAQRGRSQYQNKRLALMELERRLAAMRRKRKPRKPTQPTLASRERRIAEKKLTARRKETRRSPEDD
- a CDS encoding sulfatase yields the protein MGTWKAHTPAVIHRRDFLRASLAGALSAALTTRGRAQQQNDSCPNIVVILMDTARKDHLSCYGYTRETTPFLRRLADESRVYTNAYSTSCWTVPAHGSLFTGLYAASHAATWEHYRLDEHLTTVAQVLRSIDYRTIGICENPALRANLGFAKGFDSYSIPRLLPRSADSNALREFDAAVRVEDTRPFFIFVNLVGPHDPYNSAGQFANCFLTDPAYKDAVYIDFLDVLVKGRPLGEPWLTHLVEHYDAELRYTDYLVMKMVEVLRAYRKWDNTAFIVVADHGENLGDHGMLNHQFCLYESVVRVPLLVHFPELFPAGSQDTNFVQLTDLFPTVLRLADLDPARYPNQGRSLLPGETLPQRPVICEYYEHARFRAVKTADRRWRNPRVRRFKRRLTSIRFEGMKLIRGSDGRQELFDLENDPEETRDLSGMPTFAAVKDDLAYRMQQFLKQCRTAQPPPTEKSVPLDEEAEDALKALGYL
- a CDS encoding SDR family oxidoreductase, which gives rise to MQATRLFDLSGKVAVVTGGGGVLGGAMAEGLAGAHATVAVADLVTDSADAVARRIGEQGGRAKAYPLDVFKRESIEACCTDVHNDFGRVDVLVNAVGGNMKGATTSPEQSFFDLPPDAVGKVFDLNFLGGCLAPSQVFVKRMLQNPAGGSIINISSMNAFRPLTRIPGYSAAKAAVSNFTQWLAVHLAQEYGANLRVNAIAPGFFLTEQNRFLLTDKETGELTARGKTILGHTPMNRFGTPEDLIGTLVWLASDASRFVTGIVVPVDGGFSAFSGV